AATCATGACCGGATAGCCAATTTTTTGGGCAACTTTGATCGCTTCTTCTTCCGATTCGATGATGTCATCACTACCGGGCACGGTGGGCACGTTGGCCTTTTGCATCGTGCGCTTGGCCGTGGACTTATCCCCCATTTGGGAAATGGATTGGGGACTGGGGCCCACAAAAATAAGATTGTGGTCGGCACAAATTTCCGCAAATCTAGCATTTTCAGCCAGGAACCCATAGCCAGGATGGATCGCGGTGGCATCGTGGGTGAGGGCGGCGGAAATAATATTAGGGATGTTTAAATAACTTTTATTGCTGGGTGATTCACCAATACAGACAGCTTCATTGGCCAATTGGACAGGCAGGGAATCTCGATCGGCTTCAGAATGAACCGCTACGGTGGCTATGCCCATTTCTTCACAGGTGCGAATGATCCGCAGCGCAATTTCACCGCGATTAGCAATCAGTAATTTTTTTATGGGTGCCATATATCAAAAATCATCAAGTGGTTGCAGAGCAGAATAATCATGATATCGGCTCGTAGAGAAATTCAAAGGTGTTATTGTCTGGATCTTTACTATAGAACGAAGCTGTTCCATCGCGGTGATCGTGAATTTTCCCTACCCTGACCCCTGATTCAGTTAGGCGGGTATGGTGTTGCTCTAGTTCGGTGCGATCGCTAAACACAAAGCCAAAGTGCGCGCCTGCCTGACGATATTCAGGCCCCAACAGAGCCAGGCCATCATCGCCAGCTTTTAAATAGGCCCAATCATTATCTTGCCAGGCCAATTCCATGCCTAATTTCTGATAAAAGTCTACTGCTGCGGGGATGTCTTTAACACAGACCGCCACATGCCCCAATCGCTTCAGGTTCATTAGTGCAAACTTGTTTGATTGAATTCTTGACTACCTTTCTATTTTACCTTTTGCTTGCCATGATCTGGCGCTTGTGATTAAGTCATCATCGCCTGAGCCAGTTGCGCCGATACCTGTTGGCAATAGTGGCTAAAGGCTTGAGAGGTGCGAAATTCCGGCTGACGGGGATAGGGCTGATCGATCGCCACTTCGGCCACAATCCGCCCCGGTCGCGCTGCCATGATCACTACTCGACTGGATAAATATACCGCCTCATATATGTTGTGGGTGACAAACATCACTGTCCATTTTTCCTGGCTCCAGAAATTCAGCAGCTCATCGTTCAGGCTGGTGCGGGTAATATCATCGAGCGCACCAAAGGGCTCGTCCATGAGTAACATCTGGGGCGAAGTAACCAGGGCTCTGGCGATCGAAACCCGCATTTTCATACCGCCGGAAAGCTGGCGCGGGTAGGATTGGGCAAAGTTTTCTAGCCCCACCAGTTGCAACACGCTGGTTACCAGTTTATTTGCCTCACGCCGACCGATTCCACTTAGCTTCAGTGGCAATCGCACATTATCTTGTACCGTAGCCCAGGGCATCAGAGCGGGTTCTTGAAACACAAACGCGATCTGCTTTTTTAGTTGGCGATCGACCCATTCCACCTGACCAGCACTGAGCGATCGTAATCCGGCCACAATCCGCAGCAGCGTACTTTTGCCGCAACCAGAGGGCCCCACCAACGAGACAAACTCCGATTGCGCCACTTTCAGATTCACATCTTGAAGGGCTACAACACCATTTTCAAACCGTTTGGTAACGCGATCGAGAATCAGGGCGGGGGGAACATTCATACAGGAAAGATTCAATTGGGCTGGA
The sequence above is a segment of the Pseudanabaena sp. PCC 7367 genome. Coding sequences within it:
- a CDS encoding VOC family protein produces the protein MNLKRLGHVAVCVKDIPAAVDFYQKLGMELAWQDNDWAYLKAGDDGLALLGPEYRQAGAHFGFVFSDRTELEQHHTRLTESGVRVGKIHDHRDGTASFYSKDPDNNTFEFLYEPIS
- a CDS encoding ABC transporter ATP-binding protein is translated as MNVPPALILDRVTKRFENGVVALQDVNLKVAQSEFVSLVGPSGCGKSTLLRIVAGLRSLSAGQVEWVDRQLKKQIAFVFQEPALMPWATVQDNVRLPLKLSGIGRREANKLVTSVLQLVGLENFAQSYPRQLSGGMKMRVSIARALVTSPQMLLMDEPFGALDDITRTSLNDELLNFWSQEKWTVMFVTHNIYEAVYLSSRVVIMAARPGRIVAEVAIDQPYPRQPEFRTSQAFSHYCQQVSAQLAQAMMT